A stretch of the Filimonas lacunae genome encodes the following:
- a CDS encoding SusC/RagA family TonB-linked outer membrane protein: MALSATQANVLSQTVTLQAKNISLERVLQSIEDQTGYGFNFDRNLLKGLKLLSVDVKNKTVKEVLDLCLKELPITYTITDDKKIFLKRKVPEAHTLEETSVPDTLITVTGLVTDSSGAPVEGASVTVKGSTKLSASTAANGRFQLSQVRAGDRLLIALVGYVPDEVTVTGAQLLIARLQPSLSKLDEVKIVAYGTTTERRNVGSVTTVKAETIERQPVADVLQALQSNVPGLVITQANGLAGSGYAKVEIRGTNSLASGSTPLFLVDGVQVAGADDYTAGINPFIAIGPDNIESISVLKDADATAIYGSRGANGVILITTKKGKAGQTRVNANVSAGYSRYTQAGKFLNTEQYLEMRREAFKNDGETPTTLTAPDLNGYGVGADVNRYTNWQDVMLKQGASITDAQLSMAGGNNQTTFHIGAGFHRETPPLPADNFYFQRPSLHANFSQTSVDRKFRVTLSANYSDIKSNYASGGDISYFAFSLPPNLPELKNADGSFNFIENMSNPYAKFAQPNRTGDKNLLASLAISYQLARGLTLKTNFGYTDQNKQSVSISPLATLSPQLGLSSGIGNFISILTNNWQVEPQLEYVRTIGRGRLAVLVGATWQQLQQNSSAIRANNYSSEAMLENYATAASVTVTPGYSNYKYAALFARLNYSYQDKYLLNLTARRDGSSRFGPGRQFGNFGAIGAGWIFSEENFIKMPWLSFGKLRASMGVTGNDQIGDYKYLSTYGGTTIAAPGGLAVFSGFTYNGIAAISPVALYNPDYSWETTRKYEIGLDMGFWKDRVLLNVSWFNNRSSSQLVNYSLPPTTGFNSILRNFPALIGNNGWEFTLNTVNVSNSKFSWNSALTLTIPRNKLLAFPNLASSSYASQYVIGQPLSVQKVFKYLGVDAATGTYVFADKDGKPTSAPTPNTDQQSLVNIDRKLFAGFTNTWRYGAWQLTIDMQYVRKTTFDNLTVTPSPAGGIGNYNVAVMDRWQKPGDHTNVQRFTQNTATDAYLAGYYVQMSERAYTGGSFMRVKNASLAWQLPANALHSLHSKGARIYLNAQNLFTFTSFKDNDPETGSGSVPPMRSIVAGIQCSF, from the coding sequence ATGGCATTATCGGCAACACAGGCTAATGTACTGAGCCAGACAGTAACCCTGCAGGCAAAAAACATATCATTGGAGCGTGTACTGCAATCTATAGAAGACCAGACTGGCTACGGCTTCAATTTTGACAGAAACCTGTTGAAAGGGCTGAAGCTCTTATCTGTTGATGTAAAAAACAAAACAGTAAAGGAAGTATTAGACCTGTGCCTGAAAGAGCTGCCTATAACATATACAATAACAGACGACAAAAAAATATTTCTGAAAAGAAAGGTGCCCGAAGCGCATACCCTGGAAGAAACATCAGTGCCTGATACGCTTATTACTGTTACCGGCCTTGTTACAGACAGCAGTGGCGCGCCGGTAGAAGGCGCTAGTGTAACCGTAAAGGGCAGCACTAAGCTAAGCGCCAGTACAGCCGCCAATGGCAGGTTTCAGCTAAGCCAGGTAAGAGCAGGAGACAGGTTGCTGATAGCCCTGGTAGGTTATGTACCTGACGAGGTAACGGTAACAGGTGCACAGTTGCTTATTGCACGTTTGCAGCCTTCCTTAAGCAAGCTGGATGAAGTAAAAATTGTAGCCTATGGCACTACCACCGAGCGGCGCAATGTAGGTTCTGTAACTACTGTAAAAGCTGAAACCATAGAGCGGCAGCCTGTAGCTGATGTGCTACAGGCATTACAATCAAATGTACCCGGGCTGGTGATAACCCAGGCCAACGGGCTGGCAGGTTCTGGCTACGCAAAGGTAGAGATACGTGGCACCAACAGCCTGGCCAGTGGCAGCACCCCTTTGTTTCTGGTAGATGGGGTGCAGGTAGCAGGTGCGGATGATTATACTGCTGGCATCAACCCTTTTATTGCCATAGGCCCTGACAATATTGAAAGCATTAGCGTGTTAAAAGATGCAGATGCCACTGCTATCTACGGTTCGCGTGGTGCCAATGGTGTCATACTCATCACTACCAAAAAAGGCAAAGCGGGGCAAACGCGTGTGAATGCCAATGTATCAGCAGGTTATAGCCGGTACACACAGGCGGGCAAATTTCTGAATACAGAACAATACCTGGAAATGCGGCGTGAGGCATTTAAAAATGACGGAGAAACGCCCACTACACTTACAGCGCCTGACCTGAACGGCTATGGTGTAGGGGCAGACGTAAACCGTTATACCAACTGGCAGGATGTAATGCTGAAACAAGGCGCTTCCATTACCGATGCACAACTGTCTATGGCTGGTGGCAACAATCAAACTACTTTTCATATAGGTGCCGGCTTTCACCGCGAAACGCCGCCACTGCCCGCAGATAATTTTTACTTTCAGCGGCCTTCGCTGCATGCCAACTTTAGCCAAACCAGTGTAGACCGTAAGTTCAGAGTAACGCTTAGCGCCAATTACAGCGATATCAAAAGCAACTACGCCAGTGGGGGAGATATCTCTTATTTTGCCTTTTCCCTGCCACCCAATTTGCCTGAATTGAAAAATGCAGATGGCTCTTTCAACTTCATTGAAAACATGTCCAACCCTTATGCTAAATTTGCCCAACCCAACCGCACGGGCGATAAAAACCTCCTCGCCAGCCTGGCCATTAGCTATCAACTGGCGCGTGGCCTTACCCTCAAAACCAACTTTGGCTATACCGATCAAAACAAACAATCAGTATCTATCAGTCCGCTGGCCACCCTGTCTCCACAGTTAGGGCTTAGTTCGGGTATCGGCAATTTTATTTCTATACTTACCAACAACTGGCAGGTAGAGCCACAGCTGGAATATGTGCGCACCATTGGCCGGGGGCGTCTTGCGGTGCTGGTGGGTGCCACCTGGCAGCAACTGCAACAGAACAGCTCGGCCATACGCGCCAACAACTACAGCTCTGAGGCTATGCTGGAAAACTATGCTACTGCTGCCAGCGTAACAGTAACGCCGGGCTATTCCAACTATAAATACGCAGCGTTGTTTGCCCGTCTCAACTATAGCTACCAGGATAAATACCTGCTTAACCTTACTGCCAGAAGGGATGGATCCAGCCGATTTGGCCCGGGCCGCCAGTTTGGCAACTTTGGTGCAATAGGTGCGGGATGGATATTCAGCGAAGAAAACTTTATTAAAATGCCTTGGCTCAGCTTTGGCAAACTGCGCGCTTCTATGGGCGTAACCGGCAATGATCAGATTGGCGATTATAAATATCTGAGTACCTATGGTGGTACTACCATTGCCGCACCCGGCGGGCTTGCTGTTTTCTCAGGCTTTACCTACAATGGCATAGCAGCTATATCGCCTGTGGCCTTATATAATCCCGATTATAGCTGGGAAACCACACGCAAGTATGAAATAGGCCTGGATATGGGCTTCTGGAAAGACCGTGTGTTGCTGAACGTAAGCTGGTTTAACAACCGCAGCTCTTCACAGCTGGTGAACTATTCACTGCCGCCTACCACAGGTTTTAACAGCATTCTGCGCAATTTTCCGGCACTGATAGGTAACAACGGATGGGAGTTTACCCTAAACACTGTGAATGTAAGCAACAGTAAATTCAGCTGGAATAGTGCGCTTACGCTTACTATACCGCGCAATAAGCTGCTGGCGTTTCCCAACCTGGCTAGCTCTAGCTATGCCAGCCAGTATGTAATAGGGCAGCCGCTAAGTGTGCAAAAAGTATTTAAATACCTGGGCGTAGATGCTGCTACCGGCACTTATGTATTTGCTGATAAAGACGGCAAGCCCACCAGTGCGCCAACACCCAATACCGACCAGCAATCGCTTGTAAATATCGACCGTAAACTATTTGCCGGCTTTACCAACACCTGGCGGTATGGCGCCTGGCAGCTGACGATAGATATGCAGTATGTACGAAAAACAACTTTTGATAACCTTACTGTAACGCCTAGCCCCGCCGGTGGCATAGGTAACTATAATGTAGCTGTAATGGATCGCTGGCAAAAGCCGGGCGACCATACCAATGTACAACGCTTTACACAGAACACGGCTACAGATGCTTACCTGGCAGGCTATTATGTACAAATGAGTGAGAGGGCTTATACAGGCGGCTCCTTTATGCGGGTAAAGAATGCATCGCTGGCCTGGCAGCTGCCTGCCAATGCGCTGCACAGCCTGCACAGTAAGGGCGCGCGCATCTACCTCAATGCACAAAACCTCTTCACCTTTACCAGCTTTAAAGACAACGATCCGGAAACGGGATCGGGCAGTGTGCCGCCTATGCGCTCTATTGTAGCAGGTATTCAATGTTCATTTTAA